The Pyxidicoccus sp. MSG2 DNA segment GCCACCCGCTGGGCGTGTCCGGCGCGCGCATGGTGGCCACGATTCTGCGCGAGCTGAAGCGCCGCGGCGGCCGCTACGGCGTCGTCAGCATGTGCATCGGCGGCGGCATGGGCTTCGCCATGCTCGTCGAGTCGGCGAAGTAATCCGCGCCGCACCGTGAAGTGACAGCGGGCCTCGGGGGCAACCCCGGGGCCCGTGTCGTTTGCGGCGCGAGCGCGGCCGCCCTCTCCGTGGAGCCACGCCCGCCCCCGCTCGTCCGGCCCCTCGGAACCGCCGCATCCGTTTCGAAAATCACCGCGTACCTCCTTGTGAAACCCAGGGGGTACACGACATGGACTCGCAGCTCGCAGGACTTCCTCTCATCCCGGAGAGGAACCGGGACATTTGCGCCGACTCGCCCAGGCTCCTGGAGGTCCGGCGGCAATACCGGGCGCTCGCCCACGGCCAGTGCCTCGACATGGTCAGCCGCGTCTTCCACGGCACGCCAGGTCGGAAGGCGCAGGTCAGCTCCGGGCTGGCTGGCGAATCGGGCGGCCCCTCGTCAGCCCGGTCGCGCGAGGTCCTCCACTTCGGCTCGTACAACTACTCGGGCCTGAATGGTCACCCCCGCGTGCTGGCCGCCGCGGAGGCCGCGTTGAAGCGCTACGGCACCACCACCAGCGGCGTCCGGCTGCTCAATGGAACGTGCGAGCTGCACGTGGAATTGGAGCGGAGCCTCGCCGACTTCCTCGGCGTCGAGGACTGCATCACCTACAGCAGCGGGTACATGGCCAACGTGTCCGTGCTCTCCGCGGTCTGCTGCGAGGGGGACGCGGTCCTGTCCGACGTGCTCAACCACCGCTCGCTCGCGGACGGGCTGCGGCTGTCGGGCGCGCGGCTGCACGCCTTCCAGCACCGGGACTCGCGAAGCCTGGAGGCCGTCCTCGCGGAGCTGCCCGGGAGCCAGCGCAAGTTCATCGTCACGGACGGCATCTTCAGCATGGACGGAGACATCGCGGACCTGCCGGACATCGTGCGGCTGGCCCGTGAGTACAACGCCTTCATCATCCTGGACGACGCGCACGCGACGGCCGCGCTGGGGCCGCTGGGACGCGGCACCCCGGCGTACTTCGCGATGGAGGACGAGGTGGACATCCTGACGGGCAGCCTCAGCAAGGGACTGCCCGGCATCGGTGGCTTCGCCGCGGGCCCGAAGGCCACCATCGACCTGCTGCGCTTCGGCTCCTGCGGCTACATCTTCTCCGCCTCCCTGCCTCCGCCCGTGGTCGCCGGTCTCATCGAGGCCCTCCGCATCTTGCAGGAGGAGCCGGAGCGGCAGGTGCGGCTGCACCGCAATGAGCGTTTCCTGCGCGACGGCATCCGGGGGCTCGGCCTGGACTGCATGGACAGCGCGTCGCCCGTCATCCCCATCCGCATGCCGTCGCTTCCGACGACGGTGGAGATGGCCCGCCTGCTCCAGGAGGAGGGCATCTACATCAACCCCATCGGCTACCCGGCCGTGAGCAGGAACAAGCCACGGCTGCGGCTCAACGTCAGCGCCAACCTGGAGCAGGAGGACCTGGAGCGCTGCCTCGAGGCCCTGGAGCGCTGCGCCCGCCGGCTGGGAGTCCTGGCGCAGGACGCGTGAGGCGCCTGGCCTCGCACAATCGGGAGACGAGACACCTCGAGTCTGGAGTCTGTCGTGGATACGAAAACGTATGTCCTCTATGCCCTGCCCATCTTCTTCGCACCGGTGGCCATCGACCTGGCCTCCGCCCGGCTCAAGGGCGTGTCGCGCTACCGGCTGAACGATTTGCTCGCCAACCTGATGCTGGCCATCCTCGGCATCCTCGTCGGCCTGGTCCTCACCGGCGCCACGCTGTGGGTCTATACCGCCGTCCAGCGGTACGCCCCGTTCCAGCTCGCGCCGGGAGACGTGACGACGTGGCTGCTCGCCTTCATCGTCTACGACTGCCTCTACTACTGGGGCCACCGCGCACACCACGAGGTGGCCCTGCTGTGGGCCTTCCACTCCGTGCACCACTCGGGAGAGGACATGAACTTCGGGCTCGCGCTGCGGCAGAGCATCCTCGGCGAGGCCACGTCGTGGCCCTTCTTCATCCCCATGGCGCTGCTCGGCATCGCGCCCGAGGTGTACCTGGGCGTGGCGGGCCTCCAGCTCGCGTACCAGTACACCCTGCACAACACCTGGGTGCCCGCGCTCGGAAGGGTGGAGCGGCTGCTGGTGACGCCCTCGCAGCACCGGGTGCACCACAGCCGCAATCGGCCGTACATCGACAAGAACTACGGCAACATCCTGGTGCTCTGGGACCGCCTCTTCGGGAGCTATCAGCCCGAGCTGGCCGACCATCCGCCCGTCTACGGCGTGCGGCATGGCATCCGGAGCTGGAGCCCGCTCACCATCAACTTCCTCCCGTTCGCCGAGCTGTTCCGCAAGGCGAGGGCCTGCCGAGGTCTCGTGGACGGGCTCCTCTGCCTGGTGAAGGGCCCTGCCTGGCAGCCGGCCTCGCTCCGTTCGGAGCGATTCATGGAGGCGGATGACGGGCCCTCGGCCTCCTTCCGCAAGTACGACCCGCCGCTCTCCCCGCGCGTGGCGGTGTATTGCGCCGCCCAGTGCGCCGCGCTCGTCGGCCTGTCCGCCTGGGTGCTGTGGAACCTGGGGGCGCTGAGCGGCGGCGTGCTATTGGCGGCCGGCGTCCTCGTCGCCGCGAACGCCCTCACCCTGGGAGGCCTGCTGGAGGGCCGGCGTGGCTGCTGGCACATGGAGCTGTTCCGGCTCGCGGGTGTCGTCCTGGCGGCACTCCTCGTGGCCGGGACGTCCGCGAGGACGGAGGCCCTGACGCTCGTTTCCTACGCGGCGCTCAGCGCGGCGTGGCTGACCGGGTTCCGGAACGACTTCCTGTCGGGCCCTCCCGGAGAAGAGCCCCTCGAGCTCCAGTGGCTCTCGTCGCTGGAAGCACTGGGCCAGGAGATGTGGGACGCCTGCTTCCCCCGGGAGGACGTGCTGCAATCCTTCGCGCTGCATCGGGCCGTCGAAGCGGCGCGGCTGCCGGGCATCGAGTTCCACCACCTGCTGGCCCGGCGCGAGGGCAG contains these protein-coding regions:
- a CDS encoding aminotransferase class I/II-fold pyridoxal phosphate-dependent enzyme, translating into MDSQLAGLPLIPERNRDICADSPRLLEVRRQYRALAHGQCLDMVSRVFHGTPGRKAQVSSGLAGESGGPSSARSREVLHFGSYNYSGLNGHPRVLAAAEAALKRYGTTTSGVRLLNGTCELHVELERSLADFLGVEDCITYSSGYMANVSVLSAVCCEGDAVLSDVLNHRSLADGLRLSGARLHAFQHRDSRSLEAVLAELPGSQRKFIVTDGIFSMDGDIADLPDIVRLAREYNAFIILDDAHATAALGPLGRGTPAYFAMEDEVDILTGSLSKGLPGIGGFAAGPKATIDLLRFGSCGYIFSASLPPPVVAGLIEALRILQEEPERQVRLHRNERFLRDGIRGLGLDCMDSASPVIPIRMPSLPTTVEMARLLQEEGIYINPIGYPAVSRNKPRLRLNVSANLEQEDLERCLEALERCARRLGVLAQDA
- a CDS encoding sterol desaturase family protein → MDTKTYVLYALPIFFAPVAIDLASARLKGVSRYRLNDLLANLMLAILGILVGLVLTGATLWVYTAVQRYAPFQLAPGDVTTWLLAFIVYDCLYYWGHRAHHEVALLWAFHSVHHSGEDMNFGLALRQSILGEATSWPFFIPMALLGIAPEVYLGVAGLQLAYQYTLHNTWVPALGRVERLLVTPSQHRVHHSRNRPYIDKNYGNILVLWDRLFGSYQPELADHPPVYGVRHGIRSWSPLTINFLPFAELFRKARACRGLVDGLLCLVKGPAWQPASLRSERFMEADDGPSASFRKYDPPLSPRVAVYCAAQCAALVGLSAWVLWNLGALSGGVLLAAGVLVAANALTLGGLLEGRRGCWHMELFRLAGVVLAALLVAGTSARTEALTLVSYAALSAAWLTGFRNDFLSGPPGEEPLELQWLSSLEALGQEMWDACFPREDVLQSFALHRAVEAARLPGIEFHHLLARREGRALAVIPCFRINLSLTTVAPEAIKKAAAAVRRVFPGFLCTRAFIVGTPVAICRDLLGVRPGPEGQLPADVLRAVTREVLARARRLRLGLVVIKELTSRLLPQVRDVLSESFTLVESPATTWLYVGEPGAGDYRERLRKKYRSLMTHRQRQLVEGGMRWELRHDFAPYAERMEALYLQVLGRSKVRFETLNRDFFVELSRRLGERAFALLCFQGEALVAFELFLEDAGEVHPLYLGLDYQHRDEGALYFNCIYKIVEMSEARGKAVVELGQTSYPAKASIGAVVDRLYLAVRHLNPFIQLVLRVLRRVLFPPTPVPRRQRVFRDMRANDEALLRHGVHFEDALS